A region from the Lutra lutra chromosome 1, mLutLut1.2, whole genome shotgun sequence genome encodes:
- the LOC125093359 gene encoding keratin-associated protein 10-8-like encodes MAASTLSVCSSDRSYGSRVCLPGSCDSCPDSWQVDDCPESCCEPPCCAPPCCVPPPCLTLICTPASCGSSPCPSACTSSCQRSPCQEDCCVSVCCKPVCCTPVCCKPVCCTPVCCKPVCCTPVCCKPVCCTPVGCTPVCSGPSPCSASSCCQPSPCSSSCCRPSSCVSLLCRPVCRPACCVPASSCCAPASSCQPSCCRRASCVSLLCRPVGSRQACCVPASAQKSCC; translated from the exons atGGCCGCGTCCACCCTGTCCGTCTGCTCCAGCGACCGGAGCTACGGCAGCCGCGTCTGCCTGCCCGGCTCCTGTGACTCCTGCCCCGACTCCTGGCAGGTGGACGACTGCCCAGAGAGCTGCTGCGAGCccccctgctgtgcccccccCTGCTGTGTCC CCCCCCCCTGCCTGACCCTCATCTGCACCCCTGCGAGCTGCGGGTCCAGCCCCTGCCCGTCAGCCTGCACCAGCTCCTGCCAGCGCTCCCCCTGCCAGGAAGactgctgtgtgtctgtctgctgcaagcccgtctgctgcacccctgtctgctgcaagcccgtctgctgcacccctgtctgctgcaagcccgtctgctgcacccctgtctgctgcaagcccgtctgctgcacccctgtcggctgcacccctgtctgctctgggccctccccctgctcggcctcctcctgctgccagcccagcccctgctcctcgTCCTGCTGCAGACCGTCCTCCTGCGTGTCCCTGCTCTGCCGCCCCGTGTGCAGACCCGCCTGCTGcgtgcctgcctcctcctgctgtgcccctgcctcctcctgccagcCCAGCTGCTGCCGCCGGGCCTCCTGCGTGTCCCTGCTCTGCCGCCCTGTGGGCTCCCGCCA
- the LOC125093367 gene encoding keratin-associated protein 10-12-like, translated as MATSTLSVCSSDRSYGSRVCLPGSCDSCPDSWQVDDCPESCCEPPCCAPTCCAPTCCDSSCCAPSCLTLICTPASCGSSPCPSACTSSCQRSPCQEDCCVSVCCKPVCCTPVCCTPVCCKPVCCTPVCCTPVCCKPVCCTPVCCKPVCCTPVCCTPVCCKPVCCTPVCCTPVCCKPVCCTPVCCKPVCCTPVCSGPSPCSAPSCCQPSPCSSSCCRRSSCVSLLCRPVCRPACCVPASSCCAPASSCQPSCCRRASCVSLLCRPVGSRQACCVPASAQKSCC; from the exons atGGCCACGTCCACCCTGTCCGTCTGCTCCAGCGACCGGAGCTACGGCAGCCGCGTCTGCCTGCCCGGCTCCTGTGACTCCTGCCCCGACTCCTGGCAGGTGGACGACTGCCCAGAGAGCTGCTGCGAGCccccctgctgtgc ccccacctgctgtgcccccacctgctgtgACTCCAGCTGCTGTGCCCCCTCCTGCCTGACCCTCATCTGCACCCCTGCGAGCTGCGGGTCCAGCCCCTGCCCGTCAGCCTGCACCAGCTCCTGCCAGCGCTCCCCCTGCCAGGAAGactgctgtgtgtctgtctgctgcaagcccgtctgctgcacccctgtctgctgcacccctgtctgctgcaagcccgtctgctgcacccctgtctgctgcacccctgtctgctgcaagcccgtctgctgcacccctgtctgctgcaagcccgtctgctgcacccctgtctgctgcacccctgtctgctgcaagcccgtctgctgcacccctgtctgctgcacccctgtctgctgcaagcccgtctgctgcacccctgtctgctgcaagcccgtctgctgcacccctgtctgctctgggccctccccctgctcagccccctcctgctgccagcccagcccctgctcctcgTCCTGCTGCCGCCGGTCCTCCTGCGTGTCCCTGCTCTGCCGCCCCGTGTGCAGACCCGCCTGCTGcgtgcctgcctcctcctgctgtgcccctgcctcctcctgccagcCCAGCTGCTGCCGCCGGGCCTCCTGCGTGTCCCTGCTCTGCCGCCCTGTGGGCTCCCGCCAGGCCTGCTGCGTGCCCGCCTCGGCCCAGAAGTCCTGCTGCTGA